From the genome of Limnochordia bacterium:
TCGGTATGCGCCAAAGACATCAGTTGCCTTCTCTGTTTAACCATATTATGAACATGCTGTTTGCCATTCGAATAAACTACACTCAGTTTAACATGGCCCTGCCATCACGTCAAGTTTTCCTGCTCACTCTTGGTGTATGCACAAAAACCGAGGTCACAATTCTCTGATTATTTTTTGTACCACTTTTCCAATAATCACCAAACTTGTCGCTTTGCAGATAATCTACCAGATTCAGCATGGCAATCCGATCTGTGACCACCACATACCAGATACCAAGTCTTACGGTTTGTTCACAGCTGCTCTCTACTATCCCGCTGCCTAGATCCATACCATTACAGTTTCGGTGTGGATTCGCCTGGTTCACCCCCGCTTGGCAACAAACCTGGCGGGGCTTTCTTCTTTACTATAGTGCGGCTGGTTCACCTCCTACTTCCTGCCAATCCCAACCGCACCCACTAGCTTACTGTTCTTGCAAGTTCAACTCATTACCGAGAATATCACTGTAATCTTCAGTAAAATACCATATACCTAATTCGTCTGGTTTTATAAATCACTATCACAAGTATTCCTTGACAAAGCACGTACTCAAATCACATACTGCACACCAGTCGTATACATGTTAATATATTCCTCACTATTGGAGTGAAGAATCCTCCAAACATTAGTTCAACTTCCGGTTCTCCTGGTTCTCAATCGATGAAGGTTCCCGATTACATTGGAAAACACCCTGCTCGGTGATCAGCCACTCCACAGATACATCATGATCATCCTGAGGCACCTCATCCATAATCTGACCTTCAAAACTGAGGGCCACGGTAGAGGCCCTCAGTTGGGGCTGACTTAAGAAACGATCGTAGTAGCCCGCCCCAAAACCAATTCTACCGCCCTTACGGTCAAAGGCCGCACCAGGAACAACGATCAGGTCTATTTCCTCCGGCAAGACAACGCGACGTAAATTCTCACGGGGTTCTAGCACATTAAAAACCCCCTCGACAAGTTCATCAAGACCAAAGATCTCACAGGGCATAAGGGCCTTTGCGCTCCGATCAGTTACAGGGACAATAATACGCTTCCCCATCCTTAGGCTCTGCTCAATCATTGGTTTCGTATCCACCTCACCGGCCAATGCCACATAAAACATCACGGCATTGGCCCTTTGATAGAGTGGAAATTCCCGCAGGTGCAACCAAATCCGTCGACTATTTCGTTGAGCCGTCATCTCGGGTAAGCTTTGACGAAACTCCAGCCCCGCTTGTCGCAGCTGAGTTTTTCGCTCATTCACTCCCATGGGGATACACCACCGACACTGCGACCTGCTTTTCATCAGCAAACTCTGTAAGTAATCCCCTGACCTGTTCCAGTGTAAGGTTTTCCATAACTGGTAGGTAATCAAGGAGCCAGATACCATTAAATTGGGCGTAGATGAAGTTGTTGGCGACGGACTCAATGGAATTAAAGGAACCCACAAACTGACCAATGGCGCTTCGCTTCACCCGTTCAAAATCATCTTCATTTATCCCTGCGCTATGAAACTCTCTCAGGCCTGCGAGAAGCTCCTGATGCAGTCTTTCTGGGTCCGGGGTGTTACCTCCAATCATGATATGTCCATAGCTCGGCGAAACCATATACGAAGTGGAGAAACTATCGTCAATTAAGCCCGCATCATAAAGCTTGTTATATAACACCGAACTCCTACCCAAAGCAACTCCAAGCAGTAAACTTACCCCAAGCTCCCGCTCCATAAGTGCTCTACCCCTCAAACCAACAACAGGGTCCTTATAACCAAGCAGATATCTGGGCCGTGATACATCTAGCTCATTCTTGACATACTTTGTGCGTAACGAAGCATCCTCTTCCGGATAGACTCGTTTAATGGGGGGCTGCTCATCAAGAGCCAATCGTTCCAGGTTACGATATACCTGGTCAAAGACCGCTTCAGGATCAAAGTTGCCAACGGCAAACAGAATCATGTTGCTAGGATGATAGAAAGTCCTGTAACAATTGTACAATAGCTCCTTCGTGATCTTTTGTACACTTTCCACAGTCCCACCAATATCTTTGCGAACAGGATTACTATGATATAGTGACTCTAATAGACTTTGGTAGAGCACCCGGTTGGGATTGTCTAGGTACATCCTCAGTTCCTGCTCAATAATCCCCTTTTCCTTCTCCACAGTCTCATCGGTAAAATAGGGGGTTTGCACAAAATCTAATAAAAGCTCCAAGTTGTCCTCAAAATTGTCGGTACAGCCAAAAAGATAGGCTGTCATTTCATAGCTGGTAAAGGCGTTGGCTGATGCACCCAACTGGGCAAACTTGTCAAAGACAGCGCCCCATTCTTTTTCAAACATCTTATGCTCCAAAAAATGGGCAATACCATCCGGGACCTCCAAGGGCTCTTTCTCCCCGGGCACAACGAATTTGCTATCCATGGAGCCATACTGGGTTGCATATACCGCATAAAACGCGTTATATTTCTTCGGCATAAGGTAAACCCGCAATCCCCCCGGCGCCTTTTGGTAGTAGATCGTTTCTTGAAGTAGGGAACTGGTAAACTCCTGAAGTCTCATCATCTCACGCTCCTGCCTGCACGTTTTTGAGCAGATACACTGTACTAAGCTCAACCCCTTGGGCAAACTCCACGATATCCTCTAGCTGGACCTGTTGAATCATTTCCCGCTGTTCTGTCAAAGGCCTGACTCTCCCACTAACAACCCCGCGCAATTGGTTGCTGATTAAGGACCCGGCACTATCCTCCTGGGCTAACAACCCATTGAGCAATCCCCGCCGGGTATCCTCAAACTCCCTCTCGGTGATCCGGCCCGCCTTCATATCCTCCACCTGGTTGCTAATGATCTCCCTTGTCTTTTCGTAGTTGTTCCCATCAATACCTGCAATAGCTAGGGCAATTCCCTTAGCTGCATCTAATTGCGAGAAGGCAAAGTACGCAAGGCTTTCCCGCTCACGAACATTCATGAAGAGTTTCGAATGGGGGAAGTGACCTAACACCCCGTTCCAAAAGAGCATGGCCGGGTAATCACTGTGGGCATAGGTAACCCCATTAGTCAATCGATAGCCCATTACTAGAAGGCTTTGGTTAACATCCTTCTCCTCGATCACTTCTTTTATCTTATCCGGTTGGGTCTTGATAAACGTCTGTTTTAGAGCATATCCCCCCGACCGGGTAAAGCCAAAAACCTCTTCGGCTGTAGTATAAACCTCATCGGGTTCTACCGAACCTACTACGTAAATATCCATAGGACACTGATCGATCAGTTCCCGATAAAAACCATACAAAGCCTTGGGATCTTGATTTGAGAGTTCCGCCTCATTACCGTACTTATTCCGGGCAAAGGGTTCTCCTTTGCACATCTCCTCGATACAGCGGAACGTGGCATATCGACGTTTGTCATTGATCAACCCACGGATCTTCTCTCGAAGATTATTAGCCTCAGTCTGTACATAGCTGGGTTTAAAACCATCATGCACAACCAAAGGATCACAGATCACTTCCCGTAGCAATCCAAGACCTTCCCCGAGCAAATCAATCTGAGCACTAATGTAGCGATCATTTAGTACGCTTAGGGTGAACTGCACCAATTGCTGTTCCCCAATCT
Proteins encoded in this window:
- a CDS encoding 5-formyltetrahydrofolate cyclo-ligase — encoded protein: MGVNERKTQLRQAGLEFRQSLPEMTAQRNSRRIWLHLREFPLYQRANAVMFYVALAGEVDTKPMIEQSLRMGKRIIVPVTDRSAKALMPCEIFGLDELVEGVFNVLEPRENLRRVVLPEEIDLIVVPGAAFDRKGGRIGFGAGYYDRFLSQPQLRASTVALSFEGQIMDEVPQDDHDVSVEWLITEQGVFQCNREPSSIENQENRKLN
- a CDS encoding insulinase family protein — protein: MRLQEFTSSLLQETIYYQKAPGGLRVYLMPKKYNAFYAVYATQYGSMDSKFVVPGEKEPLEVPDGIAHFLEHKMFEKEWGAVFDKFAQLGASANAFTSYEMTAYLFGCTDNFEDNLELLLDFVQTPYFTDETVEKEKGIIEQELRMYLDNPNRVLYQSLLESLYHSNPVRKDIGGTVESVQKITKELLYNCYRTFYHPSNMILFAVGNFDPEAVFDQVYRNLERLALDEQPPIKRVYPEEDASLRTKYVKNELDVSRPRYLLGYKDPVVGLRGRALMERELGVSLLLGVALGRSSVLYNKLYDAGLIDDSFSTSYMVSPSYGHIMIGGNTPDPERLHQELLAGLREFHSAGINEDDFERVKRSAIGQFVGSFNSIESVANNFIYAQFNGIWLLDYLPVMENLTLEQVRGLLTEFADEKQVAVSVVYPHGSE
- a CDS encoding insulinase family protein yields the protein MDGGFHEFQLGNGTGLYVYPTDKFKTTLIRVVFSTNLDEETTKTGLVPFVLKRGTKTHPDNLALARFCEQLYGAYLNGDVLKIGEQQLVQFTLSVLNDRYISAQIDLLGEGLGLLREVICDPLVVHDGFKPSYVQTEANNLREKIRGLINDKRRYATFRCIEEMCKGEPFARNKYGNEAELSNQDPKALYGFYRELIDQCPMDIYVVGSVEPDEVYTTAEEVFGFTRSGGYALKQTFIKTQPDKIKEVIEEKDVNQSLLVMGYRLTNGVTYAHSDYPAMLFWNGVLGHFPHSKLFMNVRERESLAYFAFSQLDAAKGIALAIAGIDGNNYEKTREIISNQVEDMKAGRITEREFEDTRRGLLNGLLAQEDSAGSLISNQLRGVVSGRVRPLTEQREMIQQVQLEDIVEFAQGVELSTVYLLKNVQAGA